A stretch of the Pseudalkalibacillus hwajinpoensis genome encodes the following:
- a CDS encoding DUF3899 domain-containing protein, producing MKSLTLKSGILIVLAVTASMIISFTSDGGLGIQSISDILFMIALAMVLIGAALHVVQTGFFDGIVYSFKRYFRNTAKRQMIEEDTSEIHYRLDYDNPITYPLLMAGGFCAILTIIISIVLVSS from the coding sequence ATGAAATCACTTACTTTAAAATCAGGTATCTTAATTGTGCTTGCAGTTACCGCGTCAATGATCATCTCATTTACTTCTGACGGAGGCCTTGGCATCCAATCCATATCAGATATACTCTTTATGATTGCACTTGCTATGGTACTTATTGGTGCTGCTCTTCACGTTGTTCAAACGGGGTTTTTTGACGGGATTGTTTATTCATTTAAACGATATTTTAGAAATACGGCTAAGCGACAAATGATTGAGGAGGATACTTCCGAAATCCATTACAGGCTTGATTATGATAACCCAATCACTTATCCACTCTTAATGGCAGGCGGATTTTGTGCCATACTCACTATTATCATTTCCATCGTTCTTGTAAGTAGCTAA